A window from Gottschalkiaceae bacterium SANA encodes these proteins:
- a CDS encoding phosphoenolpyruvate synthase: MIKHFQELTKEEFHLVGGKGHNLGILLQASFPVPEGFCILSRVFDEMIRKTGGTEALLALDQLDPENVKGIEASGKAIRGLILQSELSEILQVELQTALQRFDEGTSFAVRSSATAEDLPDASFAGQQDSYLFIEGIEAVMVSIRKCWASLFNDRAISYRLKNKISHQSLSISVVVQEMIAPKYSGVVFTVDPLSEDRRSLIVDYVTGTGDDLVAGKITPNTIAYQRKAKEILSHHKESEDNGVLEDQAIHQLAELAVEIEALYEMPMDIEWALDQEDKLWILQARAITTLFPLIDPDREGNAVYLSFHHVQNMMKPIRPLGVDCLKWIFPFDRNEWGKSKIMKAAGGYVFLDITDYLAVPIFRKAVGSRFDGIDALMASSMRRVLKDRAFVKAIQPHNKKGKELLDGVWSLSHEMRKALHPRNMRIEACDAFIASYVDHLKDDLVREADPVKRLESCKAALGGYLQEALMKIGSYIGPGMASYLYLVKKTSRHLGSDELAQLLASGLVGNVTTEMGLVIGDLAEEIRKDDVWLRRLDQWDASVFVSELMRAEGSAGDLMRLVMDRYGSRGIGEIDITNARWFEDPTPIVISIQNHLRVFKPGQHRREYHALTLASIEAGEAIVTQMSRGPRWIFRRHYRNMVDRVLNLMPAREHGKYGLILVYGHVKKEILQAAKEAVDKGWLDTKEDIYYLKLDEIIEMVKNKKAMQERIKERKLAFQKAKGRRVPRVVTNQGWIVPPEESNRVLKENELGGTGVSSGIYQGIARVVEQPEEARMKAGEILVAPFTDPGWTPLFIHAKGLILEVGGLLTHGAIVAREYGIPAVVGVDRATSKIKTGDWVQVDGNTGIVTILQKKEREEGVS, encoded by the coding sequence ATGATTAAACATTTTCAAGAATTGACAAAAGAAGAATTTCATCTAGTTGGTGGGAAAGGGCATAATTTAGGGATTCTTTTACAAGCTAGTTTTCCGGTTCCGGAAGGATTTTGTATCTTGTCTCGGGTATTTGATGAGATGATTCGAAAAACTGGAGGAACAGAGGCGTTGCTTGCCTTGGATCAATTGGATCCTGAGAATGTGAAAGGGATTGAAGCGAGTGGTAAAGCGATTCGCGGGTTGATTCTTCAATCAGAATTGAGCGAGATCTTGCAGGTGGAACTGCAAACAGCATTGCAGAGGTTTGATGAAGGAACTTCATTTGCGGTACGATCCAGTGCCACAGCGGAAGACTTGCCGGATGCATCCTTTGCTGGACAACAGGACTCTTATCTCTTTATAGAAGGAATTGAAGCGGTTATGGTTTCGATTCGAAAATGTTGGGCTTCTCTTTTTAATGATCGTGCAATCAGTTATCGGTTAAAAAATAAAATCTCTCATCAGAGCTTATCGATCTCTGTTGTGGTGCAAGAAATGATTGCACCAAAATACTCGGGAGTTGTCTTTACTGTGGATCCCTTATCGGAGGATCGGCGGTCGTTGATTGTAGATTATGTGACGGGAACGGGAGATGATTTGGTAGCAGGAAAAATAACGCCCAATACCATCGCCTATCAGCGTAAGGCGAAAGAGATTCTTTCGCACCATAAGGAGTCCGAAGACAATGGGGTGCTGGAAGATCAAGCTATTCATCAGCTTGCAGAACTTGCTGTGGAAATTGAAGCGCTTTACGAGATGCCGATGGATATTGAATGGGCACTGGATCAAGAGGACAAGCTTTGGATCTTGCAAGCCCGAGCCATTACAACCCTATTCCCCTTGATCGACCCGGACCGGGAAGGCAATGCCGTGTATCTTTCCTTCCATCATGTTCAAAATATGATGAAGCCCATTCGGCCCTTGGGTGTGGATTGTTTGAAATGGATATTCCCCTTTGATAGAAATGAGTGGGGGAAATCGAAGATAATGAAGGCGGCAGGGGGATATGTATTTCTGGATATTACGGATTATCTGGCGGTACCGATCTTTCGAAAAGCAGTGGGCTCTCGCTTTGACGGAATTGATGCCTTGATGGCAAGTAGCATGCGTCGTGTGCTCAAGGACCGAGCCTTTGTGAAGGCCATTCAACCCCACAATAAAAAGGGCAAGGAGCTACTGGACGGAGTATGGTCTTTGAGCCATGAAATGAGAAAAGCTCTTCATCCGCGAAATATGCGGATTGAGGCTTGCGATGCCTTTATTGCATCCTACGTCGATCACTTGAAGGATGATTTGGTAAGGGAAGCGGATCCGGTCAAGCGATTGGAGTCATGCAAGGCGGCCCTTGGTGGGTATTTGCAGGAAGCATTGATGAAAATTGGTTCCTATATTGGACCCGGGATGGCTTCCTATCTGTATTTGGTGAAAAAGACAAGCCGTCATTTGGGATCGGATGAATTGGCGCAACTCCTAGCTTCGGGTTTGGTTGGCAATGTGACCACGGAAATGGGGCTAGTGATTGGAGATTTGGCAGAAGAAATTCGTAAAGATGATGTTTGGCTTCGACGCTTGGATCAATGGGATGCGAGTGTTTTTGTTTCTGAGTTGATGCGAGCGGAGGGATCAGCTGGCGACTTGATGCGCCTTGTCATGGATCGCTATGGTTCCCGTGGGATTGGCGAAATCGATATCACCAATGCCAGGTGGTTTGAGGATCCAACGCCCATTGTTATCAGTATTCAAAATCATCTGCGGGTATTCAAACCAGGCCAGCATCGGCGGGAGTACCATGCCTTGACCCTAGCTTCGATTGAGGCTGGAGAGGCGATTGTCACTCAAATGAGCCGGGGACCACGTTGGATTTTCCGACGGCATTATCGAAATATGGTGGATCGGGTCCTGAATCTTATGCCAGCCCGGGAACATGGCAAGTACGGCTTGATTTTGGTCTATGGACATGTAAAAAAGGAAATTTTGCAGGCGGCTAAAGAGGCGGTTGATAAAGGATGGTTGGATACGAAAGAAGATATTTATTATCTTAAGCTTGATGAAATTATTGAGATGGTGAAAAATAAGAAAGCCATGCAGGAACGAATTAAGGAAAGAAAACTTGCCTTCCAGAAGGCGAAAGGCAGACGTGTGCCTAGAGTGGTGACCAATCAGGGTTGGATTGTGCCACCGGAAGAGTCGAATCGAGTTTTAAAAGAGAATGAGCTGGGCGGAACTGGCGTATCTAGCGGCATTTACCAAGGGATCGCCCGGGTGGTAGAGCAGCCGGAAGAGGCAAGAATGAAAGCGGGAGAAATTCTGGTTGCCCCCTTTACAGATCCGGGATGGACACCGCTCTTTATTCATGCCAAAGGCTTGATTTTGGAAGTCGGAGGATTGTTGACCCATGGGGCCATTGTCGCCAGGGAATATGGAATTCCGGCTGTCGTGGGGGTGGATCGTGCGACGAGCAAAATTAAAACGGGCGATTGGGTTCAAGTTGACGGAAATACAGGGATTGTCACGATCCTACAGAAAAAAGAGAGAGAAGAGGGCGTTTCATAA
- a CDS encoding alanyl-tRNA editing protein — protein MTRRLFDENVYLMETQARVEAVEEKDGKVWVILDQTIFAPEGGGQDADHGWINGIAVLDVREKGESIHHLVEKELLVGTEVDLKIDWDRRLDHMQQHCGEHILSGVIYEKLKGNNKGFHMGAEVVTVDIDLPAISDAMVLEIEAEVNRKIQENLPIEIQVVDRLEELADVPLRKMPTVDTDIRVVNVPGVDCVACCGTHPTQTGEVGILRILRADKYKGMTRIQFVCGMRAVKNSTFEHHILRELNQQYSTESAGLVARLTKEREKISKLEQELKVYQVQEMDLLAAELIAEKQIILSREFESMESGMMMNLAKTILKERQGICLFASLSEKKVILVHNVKELHAGKVFKETIQAANGRGGGGASSAQGSFQNLEDLQSFLASIQTLLGR, from the coding sequence ATGACAAGAAGATTATTTGATGAAAATGTGTATTTGATGGAAACGCAGGCGAGAGTCGAGGCGGTTGAAGAAAAAGACGGAAAAGTCTGGGTGATTTTAGATCAGACAATCTTTGCTCCAGAGGGTGGCGGACAGGATGCGGACCATGGTTGGATCAATGGAATCGCTGTGCTAGATGTGCGGGAAAAGGGGGAAAGCATCCATCATTTGGTGGAGAAAGAGCTTCTTGTAGGTACGGAAGTCGATTTGAAGATTGATTGGGATCGAAGACTTGATCATATGCAGCAGCATTGCGGTGAGCATATCTTGTCAGGTGTGATCTATGAAAAATTAAAGGGAAACAACAAGGGTTTTCATATGGGTGCCGAAGTGGTAACTGTGGATATCGACTTGCCTGCTATTTCGGATGCGATGGTGCTTGAGATCGAAGCAGAAGTCAATCGAAAGATTCAAGAAAATCTGCCAATTGAGATCCAAGTGGTGGACCGGTTGGAGGAATTGGCGGATGTGCCTCTTCGTAAAATGCCGACGGTGGACACGGACATTCGCGTGGTGAATGTACCGGGCGTGGATTGTGTTGCTTGTTGCGGTACCCACCCGACACAAACGGGAGAAGTGGGCATTTTACGCATTTTGCGGGCGGACAAGTATAAGGGTATGACCCGGATTCAATTTGTCTGCGGCATGCGGGCGGTGAAAAATTCCACCTTTGAACATCATATTTTGCGGGAATTAAACCAGCAATACTCCACAGAATCCGCGGGCTTGGTGGCGCGTTTGACAAAAGAACGGGAGAAAATCTCGAAATTAGAGCAAGAATTGAAAGTGTATCAGGTCCAAGAGATGGATCTTCTGGCTGCTGAATTAATTGCAGAAAAGCAAATCATTCTCAGCCGAGAATTTGAAAGCATGGAATCGGGTATGATGATGAATCTGGCAAAAACTATTTTGAAGGAACGACAAGGAATTTGTTTATTTGCGAGCTTGTCGGAGAAAAAGGTTATACTGGTCCATAACGTTAAAGAGCTCCATGCGGGCAAGGTCTTTAAGGAAACCATCCAAGCGGCAAACGGCCGGGGTGGCGGTGGAGCAAGTTCTGCGCAAGGAAGTTTTCAAAATCTTGAGGACCTACAGAGCTTTTTGGCAAGCATTCAGACATTATTGGGAAGGTAA